DNA sequence from the Methanoculleus horonobensis genome:
TGATCATCCGGAACTTCCCGGCCTGCACGCGGTATTTGATATCTTTCGGGGTCAACATCGTCGGGCAGGGGCAGAAGACCGCACCGAGTTTGATCAGCGCGACAACAAAGATCCACCATTCGGGGACACGCGGGAGCATCAGCATGACCCGGTCGCCCTTCTTGATCCCGTATTTTAAGAGGATGTTCGCTGCACCGTTGGAGAGGTATCTGAGGTCGCGGAAGGTGTACTTCCTCTCGTTTCCGTCCTGGTCGACCCAGATCATGGCGAGCTTGTTCCGGTCGGTCTCGGCCCACCGGTCGATCACATCGTAGCCGAAGTTGAACTGTTCGGGGACGTCGATCCTGAAGTTGGCGCAGGCGGCCTCGTAGTCGGTCATGTTCGGCTCCCGGTCGTTTACGGGCTGCACCCCCGCGGGAACCGCGGTCTGCACGCCTTTTGCGGACGCACCGTTGAGATACTTCGTGCAGAGTTCGTTGAGCCATTCCGACCGGGATATATCCCGGTATTCGCGCATCCTGTCGATCGCTTTCACGAGGTCGTCGTCCATCGTGACCGAGTATCGCACCATGCAGTACAGGTTTGTGGTGCAGTATATCACGTTTTTGGTTCTTCCCGCACCATCGCCCGGGAAACAGGCCATCCATCGGTGCGTTGTCACAGCGTATGTGCCGTGGAGCGCACCGGACGCGAGCACCGCCACGTTCAAATAGAGAGGGCATACACCGGGACGCATATGACGGAGCAGATCATCCTCGTCACGGGCTCGACGGACGGTATTGGAAAGGCGACCGCACACGCGCTTTCCCGGCAGGGCCACCGCGTGCTGCTCCACGGCAGGAACCCCGAGAAGGGGAGGACGGTTCTCGCCGAACTGGAGGGGGCTACCGGCTCCGACCTGCACGCTCTCTTCATCGCCGACCTCTCGGTGCAGGAGCAGGTCAGGGGTCTCGCGGAGGATATCGCCGGGGCGTACGACCGGCTCGACGTCCTCATCAACAACGCCGGGGTCTTCATGCCGGAGCGGGAGGTCGCTCCCGGCGGGATCGAGACGACGTTCGCCGTGAACTTTCTCGCACAGTTCCTCCTCACCCACGAACTCCTCCCGCTCCTTAAAGGAAGCGCCCCGGCACGGATCGTCAACGTCGCATCGATAGCTCACCGGAGTGCAGGGTCGATCGACTGGAGAAACCTCCCGGGTTTTCCGAGTTACGACGCCTACGATGCCTACGCCATATCGAAGGTAGGTGTCATCGCCTTCACCGCCAGGCTCGCCCGGACGCTCGAGGGGACGGGAGTGACGGCGAACTGCCTCCATCCGGGAGTGATCAACACGAAACTCCTCCGGGCCTACACCCACAACGGGGGCGAAGGCGCCCCGCCGGAGAGGGGGGCGGAGGTGGTGACATACCTCGCAACCTCCCCCGACGCCGGGGCGGTGAACGGCGGTTACTTCGAGGAGAGCCGGTGGACACGCCCGTCATCCCTCGCCCTCGATGTTGGGACGCAGGAACGGTTCTGGGAGATGGGGAGCAGTCTCACCGGGGCGGTGCAGCGGGCCGACCCGAAAGCATATGCCCGATGAAGAAGAAGGCACCGCCCGGAGGGAGAACAGCATGACCAGACGTAGCATCAAAGGCGAAGAGAAAGAGGAGACAAAGGAGTTCTGGTGCGAGATCTGCGGGGCGGCCTGCGACGAGATCACCGAAGAGAACTATCCCGACCTCGAGAAGGCGCGGACGCTCTGCCCGGACTGCAGGAAGTCCTACGAGGAGTCCTGCAGGATCAGGTGACGGACGGGAAGATCACTTCCCGCCTTTCCTCAACTCCTCGATCGTCATCCGGAACCGTTGAGACGGCAGGCAGGTCATGACCGGACGCGGCGGAGCAGATCCCCGGGCGAGACCGGCTTCTGCCGGTGCTTCATGTCGCGCCAGACGGAACGCTGTCGATACAGCCAGTAGTCCAGGTCGTCCGGATCGTCGGCATAGAGCACCGTATGCGCCTCAAGCACCGCGCCCCTGAGATACCAGGGGATCTCGTCGAAGATGACGATATCGTAGCGCTCCCCCGCCGCAAGTATGCGCCCATAAACCGGGGCGCGGTCGGCGCCCTCGTGCAGGATGAGGCAGACGTCGACGTCCGAGCGTCCGTCTGCGTGTAGCCTTTGACGTGCGACCCGTAGATGAGGATACCCCTGATGGACGGCAGCACCTCGCGGAAGTGTTCAAGGAGCTCTGTGCCGGTCACCTCTGGAGCCACGTGAGTATCACCCCGGTAAATTCGCGCAGGGCTCTGGTGAGCCGTGCAATTGAGGCATATGCAATCCGGTCGTTGACGCCGTCGTATTCATGAACCAGCCATCTGCCGAAACGATATCCCGATCGACCAGATAGTCGACGTTGCTATAGTCGTCCTGCGCCGAAGAGTCCAGGCTGCGCCGGACAAGGGCACAGATGTCGGCCGCGGCTTCGACCGCCTCCTGGAACTCCTTGTACATCGCCTTCCTGAGTATCCTGTCGGTGAGAACCTCTTTTGAGAAGTTCAGATCGATAAACTCCACCCGGTCGACCAGCATCTCGCATTTCTGCGCCACTCTCTCTCTGATCGTCCGGGTGTGAGGTTCCATCGCTGAAGTTTCGCACGAAGTCGTATTTGAGTGTATGCATTTACGGGAGGCGTCGTGGCGGGGTTTCCGGCGCCGGATGCGATCCCCGGCAACACCTCACGAATTACCGCCTTTCTTCAACTCCTCGATCATCTCCTCGACTTCTTCGTAGCCGTGCCGGTAGAACTCCTCTTCGCCGGGCTCAATCTCCCGGAGAAGCCGCAGAAACTCTCCCGCGTGCTCTTTCTCCTCGTCCGCGATATCGCGCATCACCTTCTGGACCAGCGGTTCGTCGGTCGATTCGGCGATCTGGTTGTAGAACTGGA
Encoded proteins:
- a CDS encoding SDR family NAD(P)-dependent oxidoreductase, whose amino-acid sequence is MTEQIILVTGSTDGIGKATAHALSRQGHRVLLHGRNPEKGRTVLAELEGATGSDLHALFIADLSVQEQVRGLAEDIAGAYDRLDVLINNAGVFMPEREVAPGGIETTFAVNFLAQFLLTHELLPLLKGSAPARIVNVASIAHRSAGSIDWRNLPGFPSYDAYDAYAISKVGVIAFTARLARTLEGTGVTANCLHPGVINTKLLRAYTHNGGEGAPPERGAEVVTYLATSPDAGAVNGGYFEESRWTRPSSLALDVGTQERFWEMGSSLTGAVQRADPKAYAR
- a CDS encoding ferritin family protein — encoded protein: MPEFAQPFSGNRMERKLDRGELIRTIRFSIAAEYEAIQFYNQIAESTDEPLVQKVMRDIADEEKEHAGEFLRLLREIEPGEEEFYRHGYEEVEEMIEELKKGGNS
- a CDS encoding HepT-like ribonuclease domain-containing protein, coding for MAQKCEMLVDRVEFIDLNFSKEVLTDRILRKAMYKEFQEAVEAAADICALVRRSLDSSAQDDYSNVDYLVDRDIVSADGWFMNTTASTTGLHMPQLHGSPEPCANLPG